Proteins co-encoded in one Natrarchaeobius halalkaliphilus genomic window:
- a CDS encoding potassium channel family protein, whose product MKFVIVGYGRVGSRTARILVEEGHEPVVVDADTDRLKRAEEAGFVVVQGNGADEDVLVDAGIDTADAVGAFTPDLNVNFAACMVGKHHGCRTVMRIDEDYREDIYAKYAEDVDEIIYPERLGAAGAKTAMLGGDFNVVTDIAANLQLTVIEIREDSPAVGKRVSELELPDSSRIYAHGRERESLTIPIPGTELEAGDEVAIITESDRINEIRATLLPASA is encoded by the coding sequence ATGAAGTTTGTTATCGTGGGGTACGGTCGGGTCGGGTCGCGAACGGCACGCATTCTGGTCGAAGAGGGACACGAGCCCGTCGTCGTCGACGCCGACACCGACCGTCTCAAGCGCGCCGAGGAGGCGGGGTTCGTCGTCGTTCAGGGAAACGGCGCAGACGAAGACGTACTGGTCGATGCCGGTATCGACACGGCCGATGCGGTCGGGGCGTTCACGCCCGATCTCAACGTCAACTTCGCGGCCTGTATGGTGGGCAAGCACCACGGCTGTCGGACGGTCATGCGGATCGACGAAGACTACCGCGAGGATATCTACGCGAAGTACGCAGAGGACGTCGACGAGATTATCTATCCCGAACGACTGGGTGCTGCCGGGGCGAAAACGGCGATGCTCGGCGGCGACTTCAACGTCGTCACCGATATCGCGGCGAACCTCCAGTTGACCGTTATCGAGATTCGCGAGGACTCACCGGCCGTGGGAAAACGAGTGAGCGAACTCGAGCTTCCGGACTCGAGTCGAATCTACGCCCACGGTCGCGAACGCGAATCGCTGACGATTCCGATCCCCGGAACCGAACTCGAGGCCGGCGACGAGGTCGCGATCATCACCGAGTCGGATCGAATCAACGAGATCCGCGCGACGCTGCTTCCAGCGAGCGCCTGA
- a CDS encoding Lrp/AsnC family transcriptional regulator has translation MAPDEIDNVDKGIIYLLQQDARKRTVADIGEQVGVSSSTVTNRIDRLEEQGVIKGYHTIVDYTKAGLGHHLLVTATVPIPEREERVDEIMEISGVVSVRELLSNNANLSLELIGHSQDDIEESLIELDSRGVDIESVEIMKQEQAQPYNHFGQEFTDEDDGV, from the coding sequence ATGGCTCCCGATGAAATCGATAATGTAGACAAAGGAATCATCTACCTGCTTCAGCAGGACGCCCGGAAACGAACAGTTGCCGATATCGGCGAACAGGTCGGTGTCTCCTCTAGCACAGTCACCAATCGGATCGACAGGCTTGAAGAACAGGGCGTTATCAAGGGGTATCATACAATTGTTGACTATACGAAAGCCGGACTCGGCCATCATTTGCTTGTAACTGCGACAGTTCCTATACCAGAGAGAGAAGAACGAGTAGATGAAATCATGGAAATATCCGGTGTCGTGAGCGTACGAGAATTATTATCAAACAATGCGAACCTGTCGTTAGAACTGATCGGGCACAGCCAAGATGACATAGAGGAGAGCCTTATAGAACTGGATTCGCGAGGTGTCGATATAGAAAGCGTCGAGATAATGAAACAAGAGCAAGCTCAACCGTACAATCACTTTGGTCAAGAATTCACAGATGAGGATGACGGTGTCTGA
- a CDS encoding NAD(P)-binding domain-containing protein produces the protein MNDVSVIGCGGIGTAFVETLAGEGVNVIAWNRTREKAEALAGKQVEVADSPGDALEASRTTLCCVSDHPTMMDILEDASDRIDGTTIIGVSFATPEQATEANAFMQDFDGHYLDMAVLAYPRLVGTDTGHFFIAGDSRAYEAARSILDHLGTVTYIDGPPGSAFLRESVVFLPFLPMAVSMVQSAHIAEAMDIPLAWVGERFRALYPAFIDITFETIQSGMDPADPANVDASVQVWSAGAEEYACFLDEMGLDTGMYEALHRLFEAGVADGRGDHDWVSVTELRADQPSS, from the coding sequence ATGAACGACGTATCCGTGATCGGTTGTGGCGGGATTGGCACCGCATTCGTCGAGACACTTGCGGGCGAGGGTGTGAACGTGATCGCCTGGAACCGGACGAGAGAAAAGGCGGAGGCACTGGCGGGTAAGCAGGTGGAGGTGGCCGACAGTCCGGGGGATGCACTCGAAGCAAGTCGTACCACGCTGTGTTGTGTGAGTGACCATCCAACGATGATGGATATCCTGGAAGATGCATCGGATCGGATCGATGGTACAACCATCATCGGCGTCTCGTTCGCCACACCCGAGCAGGCGACGGAGGCGAATGCCTTCATGCAAGACTTCGATGGACACTACCTCGACATGGCCGTTCTCGCCTACCCGCGACTCGTCGGGACGGATACTGGCCACTTCTTTATCGCTGGCGATTCCCGAGCATACGAGGCCGCCCGGTCGATCCTCGATCATCTCGGAACCGTCACCTATATCGATGGCCCACCCGGATCCGCCTTCCTGCGTGAATCCGTCGTCTTTCTCCCGTTTCTCCCGATGGCCGTCTCGATGGTACAGAGCGCTCACATAGCAGAGGCCATGGACATCCCGTTAGCGTGGGTTGGTGAGCGGTTCCGCGCACTGTATCCCGCGTTCATCGACATTACCTTCGAGACGATCCAATCGGGAATGGACCCCGCAGATCCGGCCAATGTCGATGCATCCGTCCAAGTCTGGTCGGCAGGCGCCGAGGAGTACGCTTGCTTTCTCGACGAGATGGGGCTCGATACCGGTATGTACGAGGCGTTACACCGCCTCTTCGAGGCTGGTGTGGCAGACGGACGCGGTGATCACGACTGGGTGTCTGTAACCGAACTCCGCGCAGATCAGCCAAGCAGTTAA
- a CDS encoding HalOD1 output domain-containing protein, with translation MSLIQTDVADENCVSQTVVEAIAEAEGTDPLELTPPLYEVIDPDALENLFTDGKTVGKIIFNYNNFEVCVFSDDSISVETTVGE, from the coding sequence GTGAGCTTGATTCAGACCGACGTAGCTGATGAGAACTGTGTCAGTCAGACAGTGGTTGAGGCAATCGCCGAAGCGGAAGGAACGGATCCCCTTGAACTCACTCCTCCTTTGTATGAAGTCATAGATCCCGACGCACTAGAGAATCTCTTCACCGACGGCAAGACAGTTGGAAAGATCATTTTCAACTATAATAATTTCGAAGTCTGTGTTTTTTCTGATGACTCTATTTCGGTCGAAACAACGGTAGGTGAGTGA
- a CDS encoding glutathione S-transferase family protein, whose translation MNMLVDGEWQTDAYESTDGDGSFERGETTFRDRIRDDPDAEFQPEAGRYHLYVSYACPWAHRTLLVRALTGLEDAISVSVVDPYRGEDGWQFTPDKAGCTRDHVHGADYLRELYVRADPDVTCRVTVPVLWDKREGTIVNNESKEIMRMLDTEFEGVPAGEDSSADLYPDGYREEVDRIIEEIYDPINNGVYRAGFATEQEPYDEAVDTLFDALDHWNDVLAEQRYLAGDRLTEADIAMFTTLVRFDTVYHTHFMCNVQYIREYDNLWPYLRDLYQTPGVAGTVNLSHIKEHYYTTHPDVNPSRIVARGPDLAFDAPHDRDELPGSPPAALARSGANE comes from the coding sequence ATGAACATGCTCGTCGACGGCGAGTGGCAGACCGACGCGTACGAATCGACAGACGGCGACGGCTCGTTCGAGCGAGGCGAAACGACGTTTCGCGATCGGATCCGCGACGATCCCGACGCCGAGTTCCAGCCCGAGGCCGGTCGGTACCACCTCTACGTCTCCTATGCCTGTCCGTGGGCACACCGAACGCTTCTGGTACGAGCACTTACGGGACTCGAGGACGCCATCTCCGTCTCGGTCGTCGATCCGTACCGCGGCGAGGACGGCTGGCAGTTCACGCCGGACAAAGCGGGCTGCACTCGCGATCACGTTCACGGTGCCGACTATCTGCGGGAACTGTACGTGCGGGCGGATCCGGACGTGACCTGTCGGGTGACGGTTCCCGTCCTCTGGGACAAACGCGAGGGGACGATCGTCAACAACGAATCGAAAGAGATCATGCGAATGCTCGATACCGAGTTCGAGGGCGTTCCCGCGGGCGAAGACTCGTCGGCCGACCTCTATCCCGACGGCTATCGCGAGGAGGTCGACCGGATCATCGAGGAGATCTACGATCCGATCAACAACGGCGTCTACCGGGCTGGGTTCGCAACCGAACAGGAGCCGTACGACGAGGCGGTCGACACCCTCTTCGACGCCCTCGATCACTGGAACGACGTCCTGGCGGAGCAGCGCTATCTCGCCGGCGACAGACTGACCGAAGCCGACATCGCGATGTTCACGACGCTCGTGCGGTTCGACACGGTCTATCACACCCACTTCATGTGTAACGTCCAATACATCCGCGAGTACGACAACCTCTGGCCGTATCTCCGGGATCTGTACCAGACCCCTGGCGTTGCCGGGACGGTGAATCTGTCCCACATCAAAGAGCACTACTACACGACTCACCCGGACGTCAACCCGAGCCGGATCGTCGCCCGCGGACCGGATCTCGCGTTCGACGCGCCTCACGATCGAGACGAACTCCCCGGTAGCCCGCCGGCGGCACTAGCTCGTTCGGGTGCCAACGAGTAG
- a CDS encoding DNA methyltransferase has translation MTSDDGERHRQGRLFTDDDGGFDAERARDESLPVEDGELIDTDELADHQRYVEGRGIYDERNRINDLTGKEWKYATKSVIAEGYPPAVQHDLRSEHGGQKPPRLCATLIGRFSKAGDAVLDPFAGVGGTLLGASFCEHEGTGRREAIGFERTERWIDIYETVLERENEARAERGDPPLAGQEMRHGDCADLIEDVPDDSIDLLLTDVPYWHMDELEQTRNERATRASKLGSFDEDDADSADEDGRDSAIDSTGERQTKAEWLADMAEKFERFTDAVAPGGHLVVFIGDMYREQSYEFLSADLARAIESAAPVTLAATLVWYDPTKDLHVYGYPFSFVPSMVHQNVLVFRPDGNE, from the coding sequence ATGACGAGCGACGACGGGGAGCGCCATCGCCAGGGTCGACTGTTCACGGACGACGACGGCGGGTTCGATGCCGAACGGGCGCGAGACGAGTCCTTGCCCGTCGAAGACGGCGAACTGATCGACACCGACGAGCTCGCAGACCACCAGCGCTACGTCGAGGGACGCGGAATCTACGACGAACGAAACCGGATCAACGACCTCACCGGAAAGGAGTGGAAGTACGCGACCAAGTCGGTGATCGCGGAGGGCTACCCGCCCGCCGTCCAACACGACCTCCGAAGCGAACACGGCGGCCAGAAACCCCCGCGACTTTGTGCGACGCTGATCGGCAGGTTCAGCAAGGCGGGAGACGCCGTCCTCGATCCGTTCGCGGGCGTCGGTGGAACGCTCCTCGGCGCGAGCTTCTGTGAACACGAGGGGACCGGCCGTCGCGAGGCGATCGGCTTCGAGCGAACCGAACGCTGGATCGACATCTACGAGACGGTCCTGGAGCGCGAAAACGAAGCGCGCGCCGAGCGCGGAGATCCGCCGCTTGCCGGCCAGGAGATGCGCCACGGCGACTGCGCCGACCTGATCGAGGACGTTCCCGACGACTCGATCGACCTTCTGTTGACCGACGTCCCCTACTGGCACATGGACGAACTCGAGCAGACGCGAAACGAACGGGCGACGCGGGCGAGCAAGCTCGGATCGTTCGACGAGGACGATGCGGACTCGGCGGACGAGGACGGTAGGGACTCGGCTATCGATTCGACAGGGGAGAGACAGACGAAAGCCGAGTGGCTCGCGGACATGGCCGAGAAGTTCGAGCGGTTCACCGATGCGGTCGCGCCGGGTGGCCACCTCGTCGTCTTTATCGGAGACATGTACCGCGAGCAGTCCTACGAGTTCCTCTCTGCCGATCTGGCACGAGCGATCGAGTCGGCGGCACCGGTCACACTCGCGGCGACTCTCGTCTGGTACGATCCGACCAAGGACCTCCACGTCTACGGCTACCCGTTCTCGTTCGTCCCGTCGATGGTCCACCAGAACGTCCTCGTTTTCCGTCCCGACGGGAACGAGTAG
- a CDS encoding glutamate-cysteine ligase family protein, translating into MQLSLELEYWTVDETGTLTSASPVLDRIDDLHAESADPMLEVVTDPCDDVPELRAEVTHRLQEAIEVGREEGCRLVPLSTPLHSGSISTSDGPRTRIQRQVLGEKFNDAIHCAGTHMHIDRIDGAETDQLNLMTALDPAFALVASSTFHQGHRVATCARSHVYRRTCYGDHPWLGRLWPYVEDIDEWYNRIDVTFDRFRQRALAQGVEPSAFDEHFTPEDSIWAPIRLREKYDTIEWRSLDVALPSQVLQLTKDVRDILALVENRHVEIGSRPGVTASTVTVPAFDRLQEHVSSAIDQGLEASTIERYLETMGFDTTTYRPISAELVDKPPMDRQRAQWLRLRYADRLERDVKTLIDERSPMRTPVTQSV; encoded by the coding sequence ATGCAACTTAGCCTTGAACTCGAATACTGGACCGTCGATGAGACGGGCACGCTCACGTCCGCATCGCCGGTGCTCGACCGAATCGACGATCTCCACGCCGAGAGTGCTGATCCCATGCTCGAAGTCGTCACCGATCCCTGTGACGACGTGCCCGAACTCCGAGCGGAGGTCACCCACAGATTACAGGAGGCGATCGAGGTCGGGCGGGAAGAGGGATGCCGACTTGTACCGCTTAGTACACCACTTCATTCAGGCTCGATCAGCACGAGCGACGGTCCCCGAACGCGGATTCAGCGTCAGGTCCTCGGTGAGAAATTCAACGATGCAATCCACTGTGCCGGCACGCACATGCACATCGATCGGATCGATGGGGCTGAAACTGACCAGTTGAACCTGATGACTGCACTGGATCCGGCGTTTGCACTCGTTGCGAGCTCCACATTCCACCAGGGCCATCGCGTGGCTACTTGTGCACGATCCCACGTCTACCGCCGGACGTGTTACGGCGATCACCCTTGGCTCGGCCGGTTATGGCCCTACGTTGAGGACATCGACGAGTGGTACAATCGAATCGATGTCACGTTCGATCGCTTCCGTCAACGGGCGTTGGCTCAGGGGGTCGAACCCTCGGCATTCGACGAACACTTCACGCCGGAAGACTCGATCTGGGCACCGATTCGATTACGCGAGAAGTACGACACGATCGAATGGCGATCGCTCGACGTGGCGTTGCCGAGTCAGGTTCTGCAACTCACCAAAGACGTCCGAGACATCTTGGCCCTTGTCGAGAATCGTCACGTCGAGATTGGATCGCGCCCCGGTGTCACGGCCTCAACCGTGACGGTGCCAGCGTTCGATCGGCTACAAGAGCACGTGAGTTCAGCCATAGACCAGGGACTCGAAGCGTCCACGATCGAACGATACCTGGAAACGATGGGATTCGATACAACCACCTATCGCCCCATCTCGGCGGAACTCGTCGACAAACCACCCATGGATCGACAGCGAGCACAGTGGCTTCGACTCCGGTACGCCGACCGTCTCGAACGGGACGTCAAAACCCTCATCGATGAACGCTCTCCGATGCGGACGCCAGTGACACAATCGGTGTGA
- a CDS encoding succinylglutamate desuccinylase/aspartoacylase domain-containing protein — translation MVVAGVHGDELSGIRAVRRLREIDLDLQRGVAFVLANPAAIEAGERYLDSDLNRVFPGDPDGDREERIAARLCEFVEGRTSLSLHGTEADPTPFALIHSAQEREFELASELPVPHIVDHWGVNERTITTCGFTVEIELTSTDSEEATEAAQHQTRAFLQRVDALPGEPPDADPDYFHMDKPIPKPDGDSYELHVENFEHVPEGTVYATVDGDDLTADESFWPIIMSAEGSEDIFGYQGRKIGESIEEVKETWINSDREPRNAE, via the coding sequence GTGGTTGTCGCCGGGGTCCACGGAGACGAGCTGAGTGGCATTCGCGCGGTGCGCCGACTGCGCGAGATCGACCTCGACCTCCAGCGAGGTGTTGCGTTCGTCCTCGCCAATCCAGCCGCGATCGAAGCCGGCGAACGCTACCTCGACTCGGACCTCAATCGCGTATTCCCAGGCGACCCGGACGGCGACCGAGAAGAACGGATCGCCGCCCGACTCTGCGAGTTCGTCGAGGGTCGGACGTCACTCTCACTGCACGGTACTGAGGCCGATCCCACGCCGTTTGCGCTTATACACAGTGCACAGGAAAGAGAGTTCGAACTTGCCTCGGAGCTGCCCGTCCCACACATCGTCGATCACTGGGGAGTCAACGAGCGCACGATCACGACCTGTGGCTTCACCGTCGAGATTGAACTTACCTCGACGGATTCCGAGGAAGCGACGGAAGCTGCCCAACACCAGACCCGCGCATTCCTCCAGCGGGTTGACGCACTCCCTGGTGAGCCACCCGATGCCGATCCGGACTATTTTCACATGGACAAGCCGATTCCGAAGCCCGATGGGGACTCGTACGAGTTGCACGTTGAGAACTTCGAACACGTTCCGGAGGGAACCGTCTACGCGACAGTTGACGGGGACGATCTGACTGCCGATGAGTCGTTTTGGCCGATAATAATGTCCGCTGAGGGTTCCGAGGATATTTTCGGCTATCAGGGACGCAAAATCGGCGAGTCGATCGAAGAAGTGAAAGAGACGTGGATCAATTCGGACAGAGAACCGCGGAACGCAGAGTAG
- a CDS encoding DUF7535 family protein yields the protein MSTGVSQSTGYGPNLQMSAFGWVMAIVLALMLLPVLPVVVLALILWKIFGEDEVIESQFETWRTASERQPNGS from the coding sequence ATGTCTACGGGTGTCTCCCAGTCGACGGGATACGGTCCGAACCTCCAGATGTCGGCGTTCGGGTGGGTTATGGCGATCGTTCTCGCACTGATGTTGCTTCCGGTGCTCCCGGTCGTCGTTCTCGCGTTGATACTCTGGAAGATTTTCGGGGAGGACGAGGTGATCGAATCGCAGTTCGAAACCTGGCGGACGGCGAGCGAGCGACAACCGAACGGATCCTGA